A portion of the Glycine max cultivar Williams 82 chromosome 10, Glycine_max_v4.0, whole genome shotgun sequence genome contains these proteins:
- the LOC102669208 gene encoding membrane-associated kinase regulator 5 — translation MDALNFLKFWRNATMSTTSEPHLVVETDTESDEDDSFFDLELTPLDFDNKENNTNTTTTKNDDDPKQTTTSELKSLGSKDNLLSKTDNGVQRKTPLPLSPPSEPISKRKVLPIEPISKPQSPIALLRSAPSFRIFMFRKRNRTPPQQKTEHSVNEAKVFAVKLSVDDFRSSPALSRDNSTRSFGSKVRGLSYEEEPKPERFSKEVLRKYLKLIKPLYVKVSKRYSDKVRFSGEGYAASPSSSPSVASVSSRTEKQGKGMRVVSKHLGKSRSASSTVAGVSSPAKKSDDTMQQQLDGIQSAILHCKRSFNSREGSMYSVRKSFDGEHGEKV, via the exons ATGGATGCTTTGAACTTCCTCAAATTCTGGAGAAACGCCACCATGAGCACAACCTCCGAACCCCACCTTGTTGTTGAAACCGACACCGAATCCGACGAAGACGACTCATTCTTCGACTTGGAGCTCACGCCACTCGATTTCGAcaacaaagaaaacaacaccAACACCACCACAACCAAAAACGACGACGACCCAAAACAAACGACAACAAGCGAACTCAAAAGTCTTGGCTCCAAAGACAACTTACTCAGCAAAACAGACAATGGCGTTCAGCGTAAAACACCACTTCCCCTGTCTCCTCCTTCCGAACCTATCTCCAAACGTAAGGTCCTCCCAATCGAACCTATCTCCAAACCTCAGTCCCCCATTGCGCTTCTCAGGTCCGCCCCGAGCTTCAGAATCTTCATGTTCCGAAAGCGAAACAGAACACCTCCACAACAGAAAACAGAGCACTCTGTTAACGAAGCAAAAGTCTTTGCGGTGAAGCTCAGCGTCGACGATTTTCGTTCCTCTCCCGCGCTCAGCAGGGACAACAGCACGAGAAGCTTTGGGAGCAAGGTTCGGGGTTTGAGCTACGAGGAAGAACCGAAGCCGGAGCGGTTTTCGAAGGAGGTGTTGCGGAAGTACCTGAAGCTGATAAAGCCGCTATATGTTAAAGTTTCTAAGAGGTATAGTGATAAGGTGAGGTTCTCCGGTGAGGGTTATGCGGCGTCGCCGTCGTCGTCGCCGTCGGTCGCCTCTGTTTCTTCGAGGACGGAGAAACAGGGGAAGGGGATGAGGGTGGTTTCGAAGCATTTAGGAAAGAGTAGGTCGGCGTCGTCGACGGTGGCGGGTGTTAGTTCTCCGGCGAAGAAGAGCGATGACACGATGCAGCAGCAGCTTGATGGGATCCAAAGCGCCATCCTTCACTGCAAAAGGTCCTTCAACTCCAGAG AAGGATCAATGTATTCGGTGAGGAAATCATTTGATGGTGAACATGGGGAAAAAGTGTAA